The genomic DNA CTGGACATTGCGCAGGAAGAATTTATTAAATTTGACTTCAATAAACAATTGGAAGAGGGAGAGGAAAAATCTGATGAAGTGTCTGATGATGAATTGGATGAAATTTTAAGTAATATTCCTGATGAGTTGAATTTAAATGAATTGGAAAATGAAATAGAATCCGATGAGGAAATTCTTGTTAATAAAAAGGAATATGAAAATTTAAAAGATTATTTCATTACATTTTCAGATAAAGAAATAAAAATGACTGATTTTTCAGCTATTAATGATAAAAAATGGTACATGATGGATGTGATTGAATGACCGATAAAAATGTAGATATCAAATCAAAGATTAACATTGATGAAAACTCAAAAGTTGTTTATGCATCTTCTTTTGGAGTTGGGGGCAACAATGAAGAACTTAGGTTAATTGTCATAAACAATAAATTGGTGAATGATGGTGATGATGTTGAACTAATCAATGAATCTGACTTGCAGATTGTCATGAACTACAATACCGCAATAAAGTTGAACAAACTTTTAAGCAAATACATTGCTCAAAACAAATAATTAGATTTTATGTGCTGTAATGATTGTAAAACTGCTTGAGTTGATTGTTATTCTACAGTTATCAACCTCAACATAGTAATTTTTTCCTTCTTTTGTGACTGCTGAGTCTTCCTTTTGCAGTTTGGAAATGCAATACTCTACAGGTTCGCAGTCAATTTCCAAATTCTTCTGTATTCTTCCAACACCCATTTCGGTTGTATGGATTTTATCGATGTTTTTAAGTAATGTTTCCTTGTGCATTTCATCACCTTGTTTTTGCATTTTGATTGATTGTATAATTAGTTATTTATATATTACTTGCCTATTTAGTATTATGTCATTTTTAAAATTCATTCTTAAAAATCCATTCAGGAGAAAAACCAGTGCGTTATTGTCCATTGTGGGTATTGCAATAGGCATTATCGTAATTGTTGCTCTTGGTGGAATCACAGATGGTTTGGTCAACTCATTTGAGGATACAATCCATGCGGGGGGTGCTGATTTTCAGATTTCAGGAAAGGAAACTGGGGATTCAGCATATGGGACCAACACCATTGATGCAAACTGGACAGATAAGATAGCAAATGTGGAGGGCGTTGACAAGGCCTTTCCGATATATGTTGTTCTCACATCGGTCGGTGATGACTATATGAACACCCTGATAGGTATTGATCCTGCAGGCACTGAACTGGCTGACATCTCCATGAAGGAGGGCAGAATATTTGAAGACGGTGCAGATGAGGTCATCCTGGGTGAGATATATGCCGATGACAATGACTATAAAGTGGGGGATACGATTGAAGTCAACCATGAGGACTTTGAGGTTGTGGGAATATACGAATCCGGAGACTCAAACATGGCGGGTGGAGTGTTCACATCAATATCCCGTGTCGGGGAGCTGATGGATGATGAGGATTCAAT from uncultured Methanobrevibacter sp. includes the following:
- a CDS encoding DUF3781 domain-containing protein — its product is MHKETLLKNIDKIHTTEMGVGRIQKNLEIDCEPVEYCISKLQKEDSAVTKEGKNYYVEVDNCRITINSSSFTIITAHKI
- a CDS encoding ABC transporter permease, which translates into the protein MSFLKFILKNPFRRKTSALLSIVGIAIGIIVIVALGGITDGLVNSFEDTIHAGGADFQISGKETGDSAYGTNTIDANWTDKIANVEGVDKAFPIYVVLTSVGDDYMNTLIGIDPAGTELADISMKEGRIFEDGADEVILGEIYADDNDYKVGDTIEVNHEDFEVVGIYESGDSNMAGGVFTSISRVGELMDDEDSISNIYVKVDKGVDAQVVADRIDEKYGDDITTITSVMEMEQMADMLNMLQASTWAISLLAIVVGGLGIINTMLMSVFERTREIGVLKAVGWSNRKILTMIVGESLVITIVSAIVGSIIGFSACTLLGPQMGIEPLFTPKIFAQAFAIAIVVGIIGGIYPALKAVRLPPTEALRYE